A stretch of Aureispira sp. CCB-E DNA encodes these proteins:
- a CDS encoding Bax inhibitor-1/YccA family protein, which produces MSKNRFMSSSNPFVGEQAFAKSAQQDLGITKSSSNGLMTVQGAVNKSLILTGILIITAMVSAIYVPFSMPLFYGTMFVGLGLSLASFMKPTLAPITAPLYAVVEGVFVGTISYLFAEMIDPSIVLNAVLLTALCLGSMLVAYKTGLIKATQKFRAIITTATGAIMMIYLLSMVLRMFGITIPYLHEGGAIGIGISLFIIGIASLNLILDFDNIERGAQMGAPKYMEWVSALGLLITLVWIYIEILRLLAVIAANSSD; this is translated from the coding sequence ATGTCAAAGAATCGTTTTATGTCCTCTTCTAACCCCTTTGTTGGCGAACAAGCCTTTGCTAAAAGCGCACAACAAGATTTGGGAATTACTAAGAGTTCTTCTAATGGGCTGATGACGGTACAAGGCGCTGTAAATAAATCTTTGATACTAACAGGTATCTTAATTATTACAGCAATGGTTTCAGCCATCTATGTGCCCTTTTCCATGCCTTTGTTCTACGGAACTATGTTTGTTGGCTTGGGATTATCTTTAGCTTCTTTTATGAAGCCAACATTAGCTCCAATTACGGCACCATTATATGCTGTTGTCGAGGGAGTTTTTGTAGGAACAATTTCATACCTTTTTGCAGAAATGATTGATCCCTCAATCGTGTTAAATGCTGTTTTGTTAACAGCGCTGTGTTTGGGATCTATGTTGGTTGCCTACAAAACAGGTTTGATTAAAGCAACTCAAAAATTCCGTGCCATTATTACCACAGCAACAGGTGCTATCATGATGATTTATCTGTTGAGTATGGTGTTGAGAATGTTTGGCATTACTATTCCTTATCTACACGAAGGTGGAGCTATTGGAATTGGGATTAGTTTGTTCATCATTGGAATTGCTTCACTGAACTTGATTCTTGATTTTGACAACATTGAAAGAGGTGCTCAAATGGGTGCTCCAAAGTACATGGAGTGGGTTTCTGCATTAGGACTTTTAATTACTTTAGTATGGATTTATATCGAAATTCTACGTCTATTAGCAGTTATTGCTGCCAATAGTAGCGACTAA
- the gyrA gene encoding DNA gyrase subunit A, which yields MDSTQKIIPINIEEEMKSAYIDYSMSVIVSRALPDVRDGLKPVHRRVLYGMSQLGLTYSKGHKKSARIVGEVLGKYHPHGDSSVYDTMVRMAQPWSLRYPLVNGQGNFGSIDGDSPAAMRYTEAKLERISNDLLADLGKNTVDFQDNFDDTIKEPTVLPTKIPNLLVNGASGIAVGMATNMLPHNLTEVVNGILAYVDNQDITIEELIEHVKGPDFPTGGTIYGTDGVHQALATGRGRVVVRAKTEIEITKTGKERIIVTEIPFQVNKANLIIKIAELVNSKKIEGISDLRDESDRKGMRIVIELKRDVSPNVVLSKLFKYSPLQTSYGVNNICLVDGRPELLNLKDIIREFVKFRLEVILRRAKFDKEKAEKRAHILQGLLAALDRLDEIISLIRASKNADEAKEGLMAFDFTPKGDALDSFLGQHPLKGNKLSEEQAKAILDMRLQRLTGLERDKLVGEFDELIVQIADLTDIIEREPRRYDIIREELTEINDKYGDARRTDITYAEGEISIEDMIENEQVVVTISHLGYIKRTPVTEYRTQSRGGVGANAAKTRDKDFIEHIFVTDTHNYLLLFTSQGRCHWLRVFEIPKGAKASKGRAIQNLLQLQPNDKIKAYIPIKDLKDEEFLKSHNLIFATKKGIVKKTDVTAYSRPRTNGVNALTIREDDELIEVKLTDGTNHIILATREGKAIRFHEQDVREMGRTATGVKGIKLGTFKDNVVVGMVCVAEDGEKTILVVSENGIGKRTVLDEYRPQTRGGKGVKTINVTAKTGNLIAIKATTDNDDMVIINKSGITIRLAVKNVPTTGRATQGVKLIDLRKDAIADVGLIIDGQLEQEDEENEEGTELNENSTDENASDSSENDNSEEV from the coding sequence ATGGATTCAACCCAAAAAATAATACCAATTAATATTGAAGAGGAAATGAAATCCGCATACATTGATTATTCAATGTCGGTGATTGTTTCTAGAGCATTGCCTGATGTTAGAGATGGTTTAAAGCCTGTTCATCGCAGGGTGCTGTATGGAATGTCTCAACTAGGCTTAACCTATTCTAAAGGACATAAAAAATCAGCTCGTATCGTCGGGGAGGTCTTGGGTAAATACCACCCACATGGGGACTCGTCAGTTTATGATACAATGGTAAGAATGGCGCAACCATGGTCTTTGCGTTATCCTTTAGTTAATGGGCAGGGGAACTTTGGTTCTATTGATGGTGATAGCCCTGCTGCTATGCGTTATACGGAAGCAAAACTAGAGCGAATTAGTAATGATTTACTCGCTGACTTAGGTAAAAATACCGTAGATTTTCAAGATAACTTTGATGATACGATCAAGGAGCCTACTGTATTACCAACTAAGATTCCTAACCTATTGGTCAATGGTGCCTCTGGGATTGCCGTGGGGATGGCTACTAATATGTTGCCCCATAATCTGACAGAAGTTGTTAATGGTATCCTTGCTTATGTTGATAATCAAGATATTACTATTGAAGAATTGATTGAACATGTAAAGGGACCTGATTTCCCTACAGGAGGGACAATTTATGGTACTGATGGGGTACATCAAGCCTTGGCAACTGGTCGTGGTCGTGTAGTCGTTCGTGCAAAAACAGAAATAGAGATAACCAAAACTGGAAAGGAACGGATTATTGTTACCGAAATTCCATTTCAAGTTAACAAAGCTAATTTGATCATCAAAATTGCTGAATTGGTCAACTCGAAAAAGATAGAAGGAATTTCTGATCTGAGGGACGAATCGGATCGAAAAGGAATGCGCATCGTTATTGAGCTTAAACGTGATGTTAGTCCAAATGTAGTCTTAAGTAAGTTGTTTAAATATAGTCCTTTGCAAACTTCTTATGGTGTTAATAATATTTGTTTGGTAGATGGTCGCCCAGAATTGCTAAACTTGAAGGACATCATTAGAGAATTTGTCAAGTTTCGCTTAGAAGTAATTCTTAGACGTGCTAAATTTGATAAAGAGAAAGCAGAAAAAAGAGCGCATATTTTACAAGGGCTTTTGGCAGCATTGGATCGTTTAGATGAAATTATTAGCTTGATTCGAGCATCTAAGAATGCAGACGAAGCTAAAGAGGGATTGATGGCTTTCGATTTCACGCCTAAAGGTGATGCTTTGGATAGTTTCTTGGGACAACATCCTTTAAAAGGGAATAAACTCTCGGAAGAACAAGCTAAGGCGATTTTGGATATGCGTTTACAACGTTTAACAGGTCTAGAGAGAGATAAATTGGTTGGTGAATTTGACGAATTAATTGTTCAAATTGCCGACTTAACAGATATTATAGAGAGAGAGCCTCGCCGATATGATATTATCAGAGAAGAACTGACGGAAATCAATGATAAATATGGAGATGCTCGCCGCACGGATATTACTTATGCCGAAGGCGAAATTTCTATAGAGGATATGATCGAGAATGAGCAAGTTGTAGTAACAATTTCTCATTTAGGATATATTAAGCGCACTCCTGTAACTGAATATAGAACTCAAAGCCGAGGTGGAGTTGGCGCTAACGCTGCCAAGACAAGGGATAAAGATTTTATAGAGCATATCTTTGTAACAGATACGCATAATTATTTATTGTTATTTACCTCACAAGGACGATGTCACTGGTTAAGAGTCTTTGAAATTCCTAAAGGGGCAAAAGCATCTAAAGGTAGAGCAATTCAGAATTTGCTTCAGCTGCAGCCAAATGATAAAATTAAGGCGTACATCCCTATCAAAGATTTGAAAGATGAAGAGTTCTTAAAATCTCATAATCTTATCTTTGCAACGAAGAAAGGTATTGTTAAAAAAACGGACGTTACGGCTTATTCTAGACCTAGAACCAATGGTGTAAATGCTTTGACGATCCGTGAAGATGATGAATTGATTGAGGTTAAATTGACTGATGGTACCAATCACATTATTCTAGCAACTCGAGAAGGTAAAGCGATTCGATTCCACGAGCAAGACGTTCGAGAAATGGGGCGTACAGCTACGGGGGTGAAAGGTATTAAATTAGGTACATTCAAGGATAATGTTGTAGTTGGGATGGTTTGCGTAGCTGAAGATGGTGAAAAAACAATCTTGGTAGTTTCTGAGAATGGTATTGGCAAACGTACGGTTTTAGACGAGTATCGCCCACAGACTCGAGGAGGAAAAGGTGTTAAAACAATTAATGTTACTGCTAAAACAGGTAACTTGATTGCCATAAAAGCAACCACCGATAACGACGATATGGTAATTATCAATAAATCAGGAATTACTATTCGCTTGGCTGTGAAGAATGTTCCAACTACTGGTAGAGCAACTCAAGGGGTCAAATTAATTGACTTAAGAAAGGATGCAATCGCTGATGTAGGATTGATTATAGATGGGCAATTGGAGCAAGAAGATGAGGAAAATGAAGAAGGAACAGAGTTAAACGAAAATTCTACAGATGAGAATGCAAGTGACTCTTCAGAAAATGACAACTCGGAAGAAGTTTAA
- a CDS encoding gliding motility-associated C-terminal domain-containing protein produces the protein MKKQFSLLLLIIALPLSLWATHNRSGEMTYRQIGQNTIELTITTYTKTSGQSIQADRDRLTVNWGDGSPEEEILRTSFVSIFNDIQENVYIGRHSYPGANPIPGQPYVISMQDPNRNDNILNINGGASVNVQFYLQTEVFLFNPSFFGYNSSPILLEKPVDFGVVGQVFQHTPNGFDPDGDSIAYELITPMQDRGVAVPGYQLVTDISPGANNQFSFDVTTGLFTWNAPQQAGEYNIAILVKSYRNGQYLGGIVRDIQIKIESAVNRPPELEVIADICVEAGSLIEFDVKAWDIDLPPQTVTLTATGGALSPSIVSPATFTNVSGTAPAAFPLTSTFRWQTACEHIQQQPWQIVFKAKDDYMQGSTNASLATFKVVQIRIIAPPPQNLQATVTTNQAALTWDAPYICENSVNFFGFTVWRKTGCDNFVPDSCQISLGGQGYTQINSGFVTGAAGGSYTYIDNTIQSGTSYSYRILGEFATPIYYNGVVTNYHSPVSGKTSDEICIETREDLPTIINVDVESTSPTAGEIFVRWTKPIAEELDTLFNVPPYRYELYQSDDMAGNNFGTTPIYSSPSYSAFYLANDTFFTATGLNTLDKPYSYHVMFFAGTDTIGTTKNASSIYLEVASTNQQNNLSWTEMVPWQNTAYVVYQESPLGSNTYIALDTVTVPAYRHTGLTNGEEYCYRVMSIGSYNTNTTPDSLFNKSQKACGVPLDTIAPCPPDPSAIVAISSCNKLQDDSNNPDRQPCQGNITNPDFLYNEITWSNNPDPCASDVAKFKVYFAPYCDGNYTLVYESQGLTDTSFQHVPSPTNLAGCYYITSVDSVEVNGGGNESDPSNVILTDNCPFYDLPNTFTPNGDGSNDFFKPCLIYRYVRSVEFQVTNRWGQVVFETNDPAINWDGKDQNTGQDLPEGVYFYTCNVEQNCMSCEAIKPFKGYIHIIRSAN, from the coding sequence ATGAAGAAACAGTTTAGCTTATTACTTTTAATCATTGCCCTACCGCTTTCATTATGGGCAACGCACAATCGATCAGGAGAAATGACCTACCGACAAATAGGTCAAAACACCATAGAATTAACAATTACAACATATACTAAAACAAGTGGTCAAAGTATTCAAGCAGACCGAGATCGATTAACTGTTAATTGGGGGGACGGAAGTCCAGAAGAAGAAATTTTGCGAACTAGCTTTGTTTCCATTTTTAATGACATACAGGAGAATGTTTATATCGGAAGACATTCTTACCCTGGTGCAAACCCTATTCCTGGGCAACCATATGTTATTTCTATGCAAGACCCCAATCGAAATGACAATATCCTTAATATAAATGGAGGGGCATCTGTTAACGTGCAGTTTTACCTACAAACGGAGGTGTTTTTGTTTAACCCTTCTTTTTTTGGTTACAATAGCTCTCCCATTCTTTTAGAGAAGCCCGTAGATTTTGGTGTTGTTGGGCAAGTATTTCAGCATACACCTAACGGATTTGATCCAGATGGAGATAGCATTGCTTACGAATTAATTACCCCAATGCAAGATAGGGGTGTTGCTGTACCTGGATATCAATTGGTGACGGATATTTCTCCTGGTGCAAATAATCAATTTTCTTTTGATGTAACCACGGGGTTGTTTACTTGGAATGCTCCACAACAAGCAGGAGAATATAATATTGCGATACTAGTCAAGTCGTATAGGAATGGGCAATATCTAGGAGGAATCGTTCGAGATATTCAAATAAAAATAGAATCAGCGGTCAATCGACCGCCAGAATTGGAAGTGATTGCTGATATCTGTGTAGAAGCGGGAAGCCTGATAGAGTTTGATGTCAAAGCTTGGGATATAGACCTGCCTCCTCAAACTGTAACGTTAACTGCAACAGGTGGAGCTTTGTCTCCTTCTATTGTATCGCCAGCAACGTTTACCAATGTCTCAGGAACTGCTCCAGCCGCTTTTCCTTTAACAAGTACTTTTCGTTGGCAAACAGCTTGCGAGCATATTCAACAACAACCTTGGCAAATTGTTTTTAAAGCAAAGGATGATTATATGCAAGGAAGTACCAACGCTTCTTTGGCTACGTTTAAAGTGGTTCAAATTAGAATAATAGCTCCCCCTCCCCAAAACTTGCAAGCTACCGTAACTACTAATCAAGCTGCTCTGACTTGGGACGCTCCTTATATTTGTGAAAATTCAGTTAATTTCTTTGGCTTTACGGTATGGCGTAAAACGGGATGTGATAACTTTGTACCCGATTCTTGCCAAATAAGCTTAGGAGGGCAAGGATATACACAAATTAATAGTGGCTTTGTTACAGGAGCTGCAGGGGGAAGTTATACCTATATTGATAATACAATACAAAGTGGAACATCTTATAGTTATCGAATCTTGGGGGAATTTGCAACTCCAATTTATTATAATGGCGTGGTCACGAATTATCATAGTCCAGTTTCAGGCAAAACATCAGATGAAATTTGTATCGAAACAAGGGAAGACTTGCCCACAATTATTAATGTCGATGTAGAAAGTACTAGTCCGACAGCAGGAGAAATTTTTGTGCGTTGGACAAAACCAATAGCCGAGGAGTTAGATACGTTATTCAATGTACCACCATACCGTTATGAATTGTATCAATCGGATGATATGGCAGGGAACAATTTTGGAACAACTCCAATTTATTCGTCTCCTTCTTATAGTGCATTTTACTTAGCAAATGACACTTTCTTTACCGCAACAGGCTTAAATACCTTAGACAAACCTTACAGTTATCATGTGATGTTCTTTGCAGGAACAGACACCATTGGGACAACGAAAAATGCATCTTCTATTTATCTAGAGGTTGCATCTACTAATCAACAAAATAACCTTTCATGGACAGAGATGGTTCCTTGGCAAAACACAGCTTATGTGGTTTATCAAGAGTCTCCTCTTGGTTCAAATACTTATATAGCATTAGATACTGTAACAGTCCCAGCATATCGGCACACGGGGTTAACGAATGGAGAAGAATATTGTTATCGAGTGATGAGCATTGGTTCTTATAATACCAATACAACACCAGATTCTTTATTTAATAAATCACAAAAAGCTTGTGGTGTACCTTTAGATACCATTGCACCATGTCCGCCTGATCCTTCAGCAATTGTTGCTATTTCTAGTTGTAACAAACTACAAGACGATTCAAATAACCCAGATAGACAACCCTGCCAAGGAAATATAACAAACCCAGATTTCTTGTATAATGAAATTACTTGGTCGAATAACCCAGATCCTTGTGCTAGTGATGTCGCAAAATTTAAAGTTTATTTTGCTCCTTACTGTGATGGGAATTATACACTGGTTTATGAGTCTCAAGGGTTGACAGACACCTCTTTTCAACATGTTCCTTCTCCCACGAATCTAGCTGGTTGCTATTATATTACATCTGTTGATTCTGTAGAAGTAAATGGAGGCGGAAATGAAAGTGATCCGAGTAATGTTATCCTAACAGACAACTGCCCATTTTACGATTTACCAAATACGTTTACCCCCAATGGAGATGGTTCTAATGACTTTTTTAAACCTTGTTTGATTTATCGTTATGTCCGAAGCGTAGAATTTCAAGTGACGAATCGTTGGGGACAAGTGGTGTTTGAAACCAACGACCCTGCCATCAATTGGGATGGAAAAGATCAGAATACGGGACAGGATTTGCCAGAAGGTGTTTATTTTTATACTTGTAATGTAGAACAAAATTGTATGTCCTGTGAGGCTATAAAGCCATTTAAAGGATATATTCATATTATTCGGTCTGCAAATTAG
- a CDS encoding ChaN family lipoprotein encodes MITITRILCLLLALSTTTFAQPKAYNLFNNKGKEVAYSKMIKDLEQADIVFFGELHNNPICHWLQLEVTRDLYAKEIQNLVLGAEMFETDNQLLLNEYIENFISEKSFEKEARLWSNYQTDYKGLVSFAKENSLSFIATNVPRRYASAVFRNGLEHLEKLPEYSKVFIAPLPIKEDYDLSCYKSMLEMNMHGMTENPKYYPQAQMIKDATMAHFIYGNWSEGELFLHFNGNFHSDNKEGIVWYLRQLKPDLKIVVISTVEQERIDKLNQDHINKADYILAVPERMTKTY; translated from the coding sequence ATGATCACAATTACTCGAATTTTATGTTTACTCTTAGCTTTGTCAACAACTACTTTTGCACAACCTAAGGCGTACAATCTATTTAATAATAAAGGAAAAGAAGTTGCTTATTCTAAAATGATAAAAGACTTAGAACAAGCTGATATTGTTTTTTTCGGAGAGCTGCACAACAATCCTATTTGTCACTGGTTACAATTAGAAGTTACCAGAGATTTATATGCAAAAGAAATTCAAAACCTTGTCTTGGGGGCTGAGATGTTTGAAACAGATAACCAACTACTCCTAAACGAGTACATAGAAAATTTCATTTCTGAAAAAAGCTTTGAAAAAGAAGCGCGACTATGGTCCAATTACCAAACAGATTACAAGGGGCTCGTTTCCTTTGCCAAAGAGAACAGTTTAAGCTTTATTGCTACAAACGTTCCTAGACGTTATGCATCTGCTGTGTTCAGAAATGGCTTGGAACATCTAGAAAAATTGCCTGAATACTCCAAAGTTTTTATTGCTCCCTTACCCATAAAAGAAGACTATGACTTGTCTTGTTACAAAAGCATGTTAGAAATGAACATGCATGGAATGACTGAGAACCCCAAATATTACCCACAAGCGCAGATGATTAAGGACGCAACTATGGCGCATTTCATTTATGGCAATTGGAGTGAGGGGGAGTTGTTTTTACATTTTAATGGTAACTTTCATTCTGATAACAAAGAAGGTATCGTCTGGTACTTACGCCAATTAAAACCAGATTTAAAAATTGTTGTTATTAGTACGGTAGAGCAAGAACGAATAGATAAATTAAATCAAGACCATATCAACAAAGCCGATTATATTTTAGCAGTTCCAGAACGCATGACAAAAACGTATTAG
- a CDS encoding S4 domain-containing protein, with amino-acid sequence MTSKLEKVRVDKWLWAVRIFKSRTLATNACKSNKVMIDGVALKPSSSIERGMTLQVKKEGYNMTYKVVDLLEKRVSATLAEPCYENLTPEEELNKFKDWYLFHKGSAEVRQKGAGRPTKRERREMDKFKNK; translated from the coding sequence ATGACATCTAAATTAGAAAAGGTACGAGTAGATAAGTGGCTATGGGCAGTGCGAATTTTTAAAAGTCGTACTTTAGCTACTAATGCTTGTAAGAGTAACAAGGTAATGATTGACGGAGTGGCATTGAAGCCTTCTAGTTCAATAGAAAGAGGCATGACGCTACAAGTAAAAAAAGAAGGCTATAATATGACCTATAAAGTAGTTGATTTGTTGGAGAAGAGAGTATCTGCAACTTTAGCAGAGCCTTGTTACGAAAACCTAACTCCAGAGGAAGAGCTTAACAAATTTAAAGATTGGTATTTGTTTCACAAAGGAAGCGCAGAGGTAAGGCAAAAAGGAGCTGGTCGCCCAACTAAGCGAGAGCGAAGAGAAATGGATAAGTTTAAGAATAAATAA
- a CDS encoding toxin-antitoxin system YwqK family antitoxin has protein sequence MKVLTTFFCSLFFFQLLAQDVKKELYDDGRTKAEGAYTSAKFKTGVWKYYYKNGNLEAEGNYNGKEAGKSIDVIRKGRNSAIDDKSSVRNGKWTFYYSNGKKKGTASYEDGCPKGLLVKWYKTGEKMEEAEYVDCKPMGNKKVWAKDGWLKYETIHEGNGRSMEIEWYESGEKKSAIPYKNGQQYGRVKRWYENGQKEEDVMMKNTRVHGSYRSWYSNGNKQREFFSINNVMSGEYREWDKEGKLLWEIIELTDEKKILIKSYWSNGQLKMQGKSDMPQSLSIHQWSQTRQGYWTYWYKDGTVTKSEKYSSGQLLTVEMP, from the coding sequence ATGAAAGTACTTACAACATTTTTTTGCAGTTTATTTTTTTTCCAATTGCTAGCTCAAGATGTAAAAAAAGAACTCTATGACGATGGACGAACTAAGGCAGAAGGAGCATACACTTCGGCAAAGTTTAAAACAGGGGTTTGGAAATATTATTACAAAAACGGCAACCTAGAAGCGGAAGGCAATTATAACGGAAAAGAAGCCGGAAAATCAATTGATGTTATTCGAAAAGGTCGAAATTCGGCTATAGATGACAAATCTTCTGTTCGTAATGGCAAGTGGACCTTTTATTATAGTAATGGAAAGAAAAAGGGCACTGCTTCTTACGAAGATGGTTGCCCCAAAGGATTGTTAGTAAAGTGGTACAAGACAGGAGAAAAAATGGAGGAAGCAGAGTACGTCGATTGCAAACCAATGGGGAATAAAAAAGTTTGGGCAAAAGATGGTTGGTTAAAATATGAGACAATTCATGAGGGAAACGGTCGTTCAATGGAGATTGAATGGTACGAAAGTGGAGAGAAAAAATCTGCAATTCCATATAAAAATGGTCAACAATATGGGCGAGTAAAACGTTGGTATGAAAATGGGCAAAAAGAAGAGGATGTCATGATGAAAAATACCAGAGTGCATGGCTCTTATCGTTCTTGGTACTCCAACGGAAATAAGCAACGAGAATTTTTTTCTATAAATAATGTCATGAGTGGGGAGTATAGAGAATGGGACAAAGAAGGAAAGTTGTTATGGGAAATCATAGAATTGACGGACGAAAAGAAGATTTTAATCAAAAGTTACTGGTCCAATGGTCAACTTAAAATGCAAGGAAAATCAGATATGCCACAATCCTTAAGTATCCACCAATGGTCCCAAACCCGTCAAGGGTATTGGACATACTGGTACAAAGACGGTACTGTTACTAAGTCTGAGAAATACTCTAGTGGTCAATTACTGACGGTAGAAATGCCTTAG
- a CDS encoding VWA domain-containing protein: MEDVRFNRSQRWRLVLGKKAEEEDQIALSAEGMEIDAALDALYESGQKGGLGNSAPKVNRWLGDIRKYFPSQVVQVMQKDALENLGLKQMLLEPEMLESVDADVHLVGTLLSLNSVIPSKTKETARLVVRKVVEDLKKRLEYPLLEAIKGALNQAVRNRRPKFKEINWGKTIRANLKHYQTEYKTIIPHQLIGYGKKGQALKEIILCIDQSGSMASSVVYSSIFAAVLASLPAIKTHMVVFDTAVADLTKDMDDPVDLLFGTQLGGGTDIHKALNYVETLVRNPEDTILILISDLYEGGNEEKMLQQAKKIQKKGVNFISLLALSDEGAPIYDKQVAARYANLNIPVFACTPDLFPSMMAAALKKEDMYLWMAKNDIVKR, translated from the coding sequence ATGGAAGATGTTCGTTTTAATCGTTCGCAACGCTGGAGGCTAGTGTTGGGCAAAAAAGCAGAGGAGGAAGATCAAATTGCTTTGAGTGCAGAAGGGATGGAAATAGACGCAGCTTTAGATGCGTTGTACGAATCTGGACAAAAAGGCGGTCTAGGAAATTCTGCACCAAAAGTTAATCGTTGGCTGGGGGATATACGAAAATATTTCCCGTCTCAAGTTGTTCAAGTAATGCAAAAAGATGCCCTTGAAAATTTAGGGCTAAAACAAATGTTGCTAGAACCAGAAATGCTAGAAAGTGTTGATGCCGATGTGCATCTAGTAGGGACACTCTTATCTCTGAATAGCGTTATTCCTAGCAAAACTAAAGAAACTGCTCGTTTGGTTGTTCGAAAAGTTGTAGAGGATTTAAAAAAACGCTTAGAATATCCATTATTAGAAGCTATTAAAGGAGCCTTAAACCAAGCCGTTCGTAATAGAAGACCCAAATTTAAAGAAATAAACTGGGGCAAAACCATTCGTGCCAATTTAAAACATTATCAAACAGAATATAAAACTATTATCCCACATCAATTGATTGGTTATGGGAAAAAAGGGCAGGCATTAAAAGAAATTATTTTGTGCATTGATCAAAGTGGTTCTATGGCTAGTTCTGTTGTTTATTCTAGTATTTTTGCTGCTGTTTTGGCTTCTTTGCCAGCTATAAAAACTCATATGGTTGTTTTTGATACTGCTGTAGCTGATTTAACCAAAGATATGGATGATCCTGTAGATTTATTGTTTGGTACGCAACTGGGTGGGGGAACAGATATTCACAAAGCGTTGAATTATGTGGAGACTTTGGTTCGGAATCCAGAAGATACTATTCTAATTTTAATTTCAGATTTGTACGAAGGTGGAAATGAGGAAAAAATGCTCCAACAAGCTAAAAAGATACAAAAAAAAGGCGTGAACTTTATCTCGCTATTGGCTTTGAGTGATGAAGGGGCACCTATCTACGATAAGCAAGTAGCCGCTCGTTATGCCAACTTAAATATTCCTGTTTTTGCTTGTACGCCTGATTTGTTTCCAAGTATGATGGCTGCTGCACTCAAAAAGGAAGACATGTATCTTTGGATGGCAAAAAATGATATTGTAAAACGCTAA